AGGGAGGAGTTAGATTTCACTCTTTCGGAGCAATCTGGAAATGTTGGGCGCCGCTTGCGTGTAAAAATTTCATGTGGCTGGCTGTGCAATATCGATTGTGGACGTCTGATAGAAGGGCTAGACACGGTTTGCAAGACCAAACGTCAACATGCTACTTCTGTGATCAAGAGGAAGACACGGTTGACCACATCTTGCAGCAATGTGTGTTCTCAAGGCAAGTGTGGTACAAATGCATGACCAGGATGGGATTGAGGACGGATCTTTGCCCAACATATGAATCACGATTGGTGCAATGGTGGATGGAAGCTAGAAAACGCATACATAAGCAAACTCGGAAAGGATTTGACACATTCATGATGCTCATTTGCTGGACACTTTGGAAACAGAGGAACGCGAGAGTGTTCGGATCAAGCCAAATCAAGAATGAATGGGAGACTgtggacttgatcttcgacgatTTGAGGACTTGGGCTACGGCAGGAGCATTTGGAGGACGACCTATATCCGAGTAGTAGAGTAGCATTAGGAGTGGGGTGGAGGCTTGGTTGGGGTCGGCTTGTGACTACCAACTAGCACATTTGTAAAACTCTTGTACATATTTTATCCCTTCTATAAAGCTAAGGTACGCCTTTGGCGTACCCtcgaaaaaaaaccaccacccACCAATTTACTGCTGCTCCACTCTCGCAACCTCGCCTGGCTGCTCTTCCCGTCAGCAGTCGTCCTAGCACGTCCTCACGTTCCACGAGGCCGCCGGCCATCGTTGGCTTCTCTACTTAGAGAAACTCTAACTATTTTTTCCACGTGCCAAACGGACACAAAAAttgacccaaacggacgcgcgccTGCCTTTTGTCCGTCTGCTGACCCATTTTCAGTCCAAATTTAGACCTTGTTTGCATCggcacgaaaacgaggaggacaCACGCGATGCCAGCCTACTCCTCTTTCTGGCCCGCCAGTCGATGGCACATAGGCCATTCTCTTCCTCCCATGGACAGCCAGCACACCCGGGTGCCCCACCCCATCGCCACCACCACCCAGTTCCGGTGCCCAGGCCACCCGTCCGCGCCCACATACCTCCCCCGCAGCACGCCACCTTCCAACGTCGCTGCCACCACCGCCTCGCCACACCGTAGCAACTTCCCCGACATCGCCGCCAGCACCACCTCGCCCACGCGCCCCCGACCCTGCCTGAAGCGGACAAAAGAGCAATGACCTCGCTCGTCTGACACCGTCGCGCTTGTCGGGCGCCGCCAAGGCCAGCTACCTGGTCCAGTGGAGGCGCGTGACTCTTCACCGGCCAGCTTCTGCTATTCGACGGTTTGCTCGTAAGGTACAAATGGACTCCGCCTATGAGTTTTTTTTCACAATTTCATTTGCGACTCAGATGATTCTTCATCCGACAATGAGGAGCTTGTGGTTGCTGCGTTGGTCGCCCATGACCACCTTAGTAGGCAGCGACTGATGTTCCGGGGCTCGATCCCGAGGCACACTCCGGCGTTGAATCGCAACCGAGAGAGCGACCATTTCCTACTCTGGAAGGACTACTTCGAGACACCCAACCCGCTCTTCAAACATTACCTATTCCGGCGCCGTTTTCGTATGGCTAGGCATGTTTTCAACCATATCCGGGAGGGAGTGATGGCATACGATAAATATTTCGAGTGAAAGGAGGATGCCCTTGGAAAGATTGGCTTCTCCTCTTATTAGAAATGCATTGCAGCTATtcggatgcttgcatacggagttcCCGGTGATCTCATTGATGAGTATGTCCGTATGAGCGAGTCCACGTGCTTAGAGTCCATGTATAAGTTCTGCAAGGCTGTGATAGCAGTGTTTGGCCCTGAGTATTTGATAGAGCCAAATGTTGCAACAACCCGCttgttggcgatgaatgccaTCAGGGGGTTTTCGGGGATGCTTGGTAGCTTAGATTatatgcactgggagtggaaaAAAACCGCCCTTCTACTTGGCAGGGACGGTATAGGGGCCATGTCAAAGCTTGCACCGTCATACTCGAGGCCGTGGCTTTACAAGATCTCCGGATTTGGCACTCTTTCTTCGGCATGGCCGGATCTCACAATGATATCGACGTGCTTCAACGCTCTCCAGTGTTTGCAAGGCTTGCCGAAGGCAACTACCCGAAGGTCAATGTTAACATCAATGGCCACAACTACAACAAAGGATACTATCTAGCTGACGGTATCTATCCTCCGTGGACTACTCTGGTGAAGACAATCTCCAATCCTATAGGAGAGAAGAGAAAGAGATTTGtccaagagcaagagagtgctaggaaggatgtggagcgtgcctttggtgttctgcaatctcgatggggcatcgttcAGTATCCTGCTAGAATTTAGAGCACCAAGTTGTGGGAGGTGATGATTGTGTGATCATGCAGAATATGATCGTAGAGAATGAGCGTCCGAAACGTATCTATGACCAAGGATTTCAATTTCAGAGTGAcaatgttgtgcctgagcatggaggAGCGGCAACGTTTGCACAGTTCACCCAATTATCAAATGCGTGTTGTGAAACTCATATTTAGctgcaaaatgatttggttgagtatatgtgggctcatgttggcaaccaatagatgtatctttTTTTAAATGTATCTGAGACAATTTAATTTTTATTTGGCTTATAAACTATGATATATTTGTTTGGTTGTAAAACTATGCAAGATATTTGTAATTTGTTTGAAAAAAACACGTCCGGCCGGCTGCAAGGACAAAAATGCGTCCGCGTGTTGGGTGCCGGCTGCAAGGACAAAAATGCGTCCGCGTGTTGGGTACACTGCCAATCCAAACGCAAAAGGGGGCGGACGACGAGCGGATGGCCGACACCCGACAAAAAACATCGGCGCGCTGGAATTGCTCTAACGTTTGCCATTTCAAAGGCTTGCACTATTATTGGAGTGAGCAAACCTCTGCGAACTCGCGCAGAGCAAACATCAACCACAGTTCCAGAACCAGGATAAAAAAATGTAGCAAAGCATTTGACATCCCACAAAGGCAGAGATATTAGATTGCGATGGATAACAGGAATTTGGCTTTCTAGTATGAAAACAGAAATGTCAGCACAACAATTCTCACACTGAGTACATGAGATAAAGTACTGGTTTCCTCATGTAATCCCTTGGTTGACTACAGTTATGCGCCCACTTGTTCCAATATTCAGACATTACAACTTTTTTGGCGAACGATAACACTCGGAAATATTTGTCCAAGGCAACATGAAAGTCACCGCACTTCAAAGATTTATGGAAGAATAAGGGGGTTCCAATGTTCGTGTTGTTTCCTATTAGTAATGGACTATTGGCTGGCCCAGTAAGTGTTACTGGTAGAGATTACTAGCTGCATCACGTTTGTCTGATACTGATCTCACCATCGGTGTTGTATCTGAAAGGGGAACAACAATAATATAACACGTCAGTGTCGGCGGCTAGAGAAACATAATTGTAAACTAATATGCCAGCAACTGTATTGATTTACTTCTTATCTTGAACCAGTTCCTTATCTGAAGGGCATGAGTTAACTGGTAAGTTTTCAGATGTTTCCATCTCCAATTGTTTGCTGCCATCATCAGCTGAGAAAAGAATATTGTTAATAATTAGTTTCAGCATCATAGCAAATTTAGTAATTTCTAGTAGCTGCCAGAAATTTCAAGAATGTTTGCCGCGTGATGTCTCAAGATTGGATAAGAGTAGGAAATTTAGGATTCACCTCAATACAAGCATGGTATGAAAAGATTCTCAGAATAGTTCTGAAGAAAGTGGCGTAGAGTTGAACACTGGGAAATCCTACTACAAAATACACCAAGCATCTATGTCCACGTAACAATGACTGGTATTTTCTTGCTAACAAATCAGTGCACTGAAAGATGAATACCAGGTGCAATAAATTAGCTCCATTCAGAAATAGACGGCATTTTAGAAAGCAGGCAAATTCTTACTTTGACAGGTAAAAATAATACAAAATATCTATTTTAGATTGTGTAAAATTTAACCAACGTATTCATATAAAATATAACAGTCAAACTTGCATACTAGAAACCATGCTCACGTATAAATGGTGTTTATTTATGAACACAAGTAGTAACAAATTTGACTAGATAACCATGCAAATAAAGGGTAAAAGTAAATCAGGTATTTCTCCAGAATTAGCACATTTTGAGCTTATAGTATCTTATTCTGCTTAAATGGGTATGTGTAAACCAATCAGAAAGTTACATATACATGGAAATGGATTTATAAGCATTTAACAGAAACAAGCCATTTCAACTTGTCAGAAATGCTTGACTGTCATTGGGCAAATAAAGGATTACTGGCGCCACAGGACTAACCAGCTTTCTTCTCAGCCTTCTTGAACCGTCGATCTTTCTTTCTATCACTATTTGATGGTTTATTGTACAAATCCTTGTACTTTTCAAGCAAATCCTTCTTCTCTTCTAATAGACCAAGCATTTCATATGCAACTTCAACTTTCCGTATATATTCTTTACTAGGACACTTGCGACCGCATGCTTCAAGGGCACCGAAGAGCTAAGCCATCAGAGAAGGCAAGGAATGGTAAGATAATATTAGAAATTACCAGCCAATAAACTTGAAGGAAAAGAATAGGTAGAGTCAGTGAAGAGTAGAAGACGTTCCAGGTCCATACCTTGATAAGCCTATCTAGCATATTGTTTCTGTAGTAAATTGCCAACATAAGACCGCAGAAACGCCAAGGAACTGAACGCAGGTCATGGGCTATTTTCTTCTCCCAGATTTTATGTGCTTCCTCTGCTCTGTTGTCCTTCTCAAGTGCACGCACTAATTGCTCGTATGTTCTGATGGTATTTCCTTGCCCTTTGCTCAACATCCATTTTATTACCTAGGTTTGTAGTTGGCAGAAATTTAATTCATACTGTATAAAAGATAAattcaataaaaataaaataaattataATATGCAATACTTGGACAATTCTATGCCATTGTTCCTCCTTTTCAAGAGCTACAATTGCTTGCTTTAATGAGGCGAGTGGAAAGTCCTGCTCAAAGGCGATCCATGCATCAAGGGTGCTGTAAACAGCTTCTTTTGAGTCTTCAAGAtcaagaagctgcaatttagagaTAACAATAGTTAATTAATTTGTTCCAGTGGCTAACTGCCAGCAATAAATAAAATCTCTAGTTGGGTTTCAAGAAGCACATCTTATCCATACTGTGTTCTCTACATAAATAAAGGCTGCAATTTGTGTACTGAGGTGAATCCTAAATTTCCTACTCTAGCCCAAAGTGCTATTTTTGTGTACCCAGTACTGCATACTAAGCTGCATATGATAAGTCATTCCGTTGTTGAAACCAAGATATGTTTGGTAAAACCTACTTACTTGTAAACAACTAAGCATATTGCAATGAATAAGCTACTAAAAGTTTTTAGGGACAACAGTTGCTAGTTGATTACATAGTGCAAGCTCATTACTTGCCTTGAAGGCGCAAGAAAACTTTTTATAGTTCATATTTGGTATATAACAAGTGAAATTGCACTTCTGCAACAACATTTTGATTGTTAGTTATTACATACAATCCTTTAAAATATGCGAACATGTGATTTGGAGCTCTACAGGCACCAGCTAAAGTATAAGTATCATTGACGCATGATAAACTCAAAAGACAGAAAAGATAATATTAAGACTATCTTTATGTAATGACGTACAGTGTTGATAAGGAATTTCCTTTTCTCTGCTGATGAAAGGGTGTGCCCAACCGGCCCTTTTTTCAACCCCCTTGTGCTCTTTTGTATGCGATCAATGATTGCATCATTATCCTGTGAAGCAAAATCAAATTACTTAACCTGTTGTCTATCATATTCTTGGGATTAACAGCATGAGGCTATAAAAGAAGTGTAAGGCCACATGTGAAGCACAGGGCTAAACTCTGTCGAAATACCTTCACGGCCGTACTTGGCTTCTTCAACTCCTTTTGCTGATACCCTCGACGACCATTGGTAACTTTATCATCTGTAGAGAAATTCCTGGTAGCATGCTTGCCACACCAACCTGCCATGGATTGATATTTCATCAAAGGCACCAACCATCTAGAAGAAAATGAAGGGTGATTCAATATGGCGAAGTGAAAGAAAGGTCTTACATGAAACAAACGAGAGTGACTCGGCGTGTGAACTCCATCCCCTGCACGATGCAGACAATATTATTTGGAGAAGTCAGAGGTGAAAAAAGTTTTACTTTCTCAAAAGTTATCTTGTCATGGAATGGAATTAGAGGCAGTGAAGCAAGCAGAAAGCTTAACTCACGTGCTATAAGCTTATAATTGTGCCACTCAAATTTAGAGAAGTGTAATATTGCACCAGAAATGGAGCAAGAACGCCACCAGCTAACCGATAAGGAGCAAGGATGCTTTTAAAGTAAGGGAACGTTTTGACAGCGGATTGGATAAAAGGGAGCAAATCTCACGAGTATGCAGCGGCAGGGTCGGAGGGAGCGAAGCTGGCGATCGGTAGGCGGCGCAGAATGCCGGAGGATCGCCGGAGATGGCCAAGCATGGCTGCGAGAGGAATGAAAGCCCCTTAATCAGTGGCGGAGCTATAAACAAATTGCTGGGCGGCCAAGCTAAAGGAGAACACATTTCAATTCTGAATGTTGTCATTAATAACTATCATCTGTAAACAATGGATTTACATAAACTGTAAACAACAATGGCTTTGCATAAACTGTAAACAACAAGACATTTAGTGATTTATTTATGCTACCACAGACGAATAGACAATAACCTAACGCTTCGTTTGGATGTCTCCATTGGAGAGCTCCGTATTGAATTGGTCTGAATTCCAAATCAGTGAGGAAACTGAAATGGCACGAATATGTATTCACCTGTTTGGTTGTCTAGTGAATTGGCCCTTGAAATGCCTCTGAGATTTCAATACCAAATCATGTTTGGATGACAAACTTTGGAATTAACAAACAACACGTACTCTCAAATTCGAAACAATAAACTTTAGGAGACATGGTAGGAAACTTAATACCCATACTGAACACTTGTCTACATTCTCTTGATTATGAAATCAGACAACTCGGCAAAAATATTTTAATGGCTGAACTTTGGTACTAACATCTGATGTAAACATTGTAAATTAGCTAATCAGAGATGGatatggagggaggaggagaagaggAGGTAGGCTATGGCCATGCTGGAAGAGTAGAAGAATTCATACAGGGAGCGGACATGGAGTAGAGGAGCAGAGGAGCTGCATCTCTGTCAACCATGGTGCAGAAAGAGGGGGGTGTACAGGAGGACGGAGGGGCATGGCATAGGGGGACGTGGACCCAGGGGGTCAGGGCGCGGCTGATCCAGAGGAGGGCACGGCGGATCCAGAGGGGGCGCGGGCTAGAGGTCCCGGGCCGCCGCGGACCTCCATCTTGGTCGCCGACTGGCGCTGGGATGGGATGTGGTACGGGGATGGGACGCGGTACTGGGGTGGGGAAGAGGAAGAGCGAACGGGGAAAAACGACACCTGCGCAGCCGCCGATGCTCGTGGTGGTTGCCGCCGCCGAGCTCCTAGGTCGCGGCCGACCTCCCTGCTCTGTTTTTTGTGGTCGCGGGAGGATGAAGGGGTACGTTTTGCGGGCGCTCGCGATTTCAGCCCAAATCGAAGTGAAATTTAGGGGAAAGATATTAGGAATGAGTCGAGGAAATTACCTATGCAGCTTGCAGCGCAAGGAAAATCCAGATATATGTTAGTTAAGAGAACATGGGCTCTCTCAGAGTTCAGCAACTCTCGGCCGTCGGATCGGATTTTTGATGCGTTATGGACCGTTCAATCTCGCTGCTGGAAGATATCGGCCGTCGGATCGAAAACTAACACTGCTACAATGAATAGTTACCGTCGTCTCGTGCCACCGCGCGTAATTCCGCTGCCCCACCAAGGGCATTTCCGTCATTTCACCAACAGGGGGTATAAAAAGGAGGCGGCTCCCGTGGAGACAGCCCTAGCCGGCTCCCCTCCCGCGCGCCTCATCTCCTCCTTCCCCGCCGCCGCCTGGCCTCCTCCTTCCACCCCTCCGTCCGGCTTCTCTCCCGCtcgcgccgcctcctcctccctaccagtgcctccctctcctccttccccgcCTTCGCCTGGCCTCCTCCTTCCGCCCCTCGATCTGGCGCCGCCCAAACCCTAACGCCCTGCCCCGGCCCTGGGTCctgccccgccccgccccgcccgtCCCGCTCGCCGTGGCCGTGGCCGATGACcgcggccccgccgccgcggccatgGACGAGCTCGAGCTCGATGGGGGAGCAACGGGCCGCCCCGCCCGTCCCGCTCGCCGTGGCCTTCACCGATGACCGCGGCCCCGCGCAGTACAGCGCCGAGCTCGTCTCGCTCCGCTGCGTCCTCTCCTCCTGCCGGATTTGCCGCTCACAGCCACCACCGCTCACCCGCGGCCCTGCCTCGTGGTTAGGGTTTCGGAGGTTGGCTCCAACACTGGCGGCCATGGGGCTGCGCCTCCTCTCTGCCTTGTCGGTtcatcccctccccctccttccccctcctcctcctcttcctctctatctctttctaatccctctcttcttttgtagcagcagaggagaggagaggggattGAGCCTGCAGCTCCACATGTGCTTCAATTCTTTGGAGTAGAGCAATTGATGTGCTCCTACAGCTGCTGTAGAAGATAGGATGGACGAGAGCACATCATTGCAGGATTATTGCTGTCTGCTGCCATGTCGAGAGGTTGCAAGGTTCCTGGTTGGTGAGATCTTCCTTTTCCTAGCTGGCTAGCAGACTATTAGTTGTTATGTGCAGCTCCAGTAGCTTTTTGGATGTATTGACTGCCCGAATCTTTTTCttggatgcatttgctgctcgaTCCTGGATCTGATCGGATTCCTTTGGATGGATTAGGTGCTTGGTTCTGTTTGGATCACTGGTATTTGTTGTTGCTTTGCAGGAGACTAGGCCTCATGCCTATATCCGGGGTAGATTTTTGTTACCTTTCTTAATTTGTCTTGCTTGGATGCATTAGGTGCTCGGATATTGTTGTTGTGTAGGAGATTGTTGTGGTCTGCCTAGATTCCTATGTTTTTGTTACCTTTTTTATTTTGTCCGCTGGCTGATTTGTCCTTATCAGTGGTGACAAGGGAAGGGAAAGGTTTGGCACTGGCTCGCTAAATTACTTACCTTGAACATGATAATAAATATAACATGTTTGTAGTTGTTAGTAATTATTTTCACCCGTGTAATAATCCATTTTCCTAGAGCTAAATGTTTTATCTTCCATATCGTTGGTGTGTGACAGGTTCAGATGGCATGGACGAGTGCTCATTTATTCATGGAGCTAGCGCAGATCATCCTTTTTCGATAGAGGGATTTGGGCATCAATCCTTGGCCTTGCTCCTGATTATGTATCGGAAGTGGGAGTGCTAATTATGCATTGGATGTATACTTTGCCTACGAAGCTTAGTGGAAATGCTCAAATTTACCTCAATTATAGTTACAAGGTTATATTCTTCTTCACTTATATATGCTCTTTTTTATGCACTCTTGTTTCATTTATAGATTTGGTGTAGCCTCAAGTATGTAAATCCACAAGGTATATAATTAGTACAGGATTAAGCACAGATTATTGAGAGCTGATGTTGAACAATGCACTTGAACTTTGAGCGATCTGTCAGCCATTGTTCAATTCACATCTTTATGTGCTTAGGATTAGGAGGATATATATGAACCCAACTTCGACGGAGATTATAACTGAATTATGCCATGCTTTACTGTAGTTGTATGTTGTTACTGCTGAATTGTTTGGTCGACTGTTCAAACTAAAGTCGTCCAGTCGGTTTGCTATAATGTGTATTACTGTACTTAAGATGTTTTGTGGAATTTGGGCATGAGCACTTCGGAATTTTGCTGTAGTTTGAGATTAATCTTTGGGAGGTGTTAGAGTGGGTTAAGAGATTGATCTGCCCGATGATCTTCTAATTTGATGTTGCAGCAAAGAAGAGGATGGGAGATGGGAACGAGGGTGGGCAGTGGTTAGGCATCGGCGCCGGAGACGCGGATACGCGGCGGAGCGGGATAGGTGACGAGGACGACTTGTGACTCCTCATGGCAAAGGTAATTTCTCACATCCCCTCCCTGGCTCCCTTCCTCTCCTTCCCTACTGTCGTAACCCCACCATCCGGCTTGTGGAGAAGTCTCAGTTGAGGAGAGGGTGGCGCTGCCGTATCCATTCTCCTCGGACGATATGTTTCCATTTCCTCTTCCTCAATATGCCTTCTCCCAGTTGTTCTGGCTTCTTTGAGCATGGGCTGATGTGTAGGCTCGATCTACTATTGACCAAATTTCATTGCTTGATGGCCATTTAGAGTTGTCAAAAATCTCGGACTGTGAAGTCCATTTACATTGTCAAAAATCTCGGACTGTTTTCAGAGTTGCTACAACACTGGAATTTTCAGTTTGACAAAACCGTTTAAACTGAAAATCTGGGACTTCACATTTGCTACAACAGAGTTGTCAAAAATTCAGTTTGCACTGTTAGTTTGACAAAAAACTGTCCAAACTGAAAATTCAGTTATAATGGTGTAGACATTGTTAAACTTTGGGGATAATTGTGGATGTTGTGAAGTGATTTAGATGTCTGCTTTGCTGTGCATACTGGCATCAAATAATTCCAACTTAATCAGTAGAAAATTGGTAACTCATGTAGGTTGGCATCAAATTATTGCCAGTAATACATTTATTGGCAATCAGTACATGATCAGTGACTGAATTAGTACATGCATAATCATCCCAGCTCCCTTGTTCCATACAACTGTAGAAATATAGTCCACAATATGTTGATTTGCATCTTGTTTGAGCTAGCTGGCACTGTACGGTTCAGGTGTTGTAGGCTGCAAGCACCAAAGTTGAAGAGGCTATTAACAGAATATAGCTGTTTGATACGCCTTTTACGCGTTTGCTTTTGTTCTTGACAGAGGTGCTTGTGCCTCTTGCATCCTCTCGTGTGCAATTTTTCAATTCTGAAATAGTACATTTAATTGAAGGCTAGAAAAGATTTAGTTCTTATATCAGGAGTCACTACAATCGCCTATTTATTGGAACATTTCCCCAGTTGTTTCACTTAGGAATTATGACTTGATTTAGATTTATTTTCTTCAAACTTGCACCAATCAATATTTCTAGCTCTTCGCGTTGTCCAATCAACATTTTCTGCTTTGATGAAACTTAAGCAGTAAACTCATGGCTACACTCTCTCTAATGGTAAAGCCACTTCTTATGTAACCACCACTCTTGTGTGCTAAGCTGATACTTGACACATGCAATACGAATCACAGGCTTGCCATTATTTCTTTATTTTAACATTTGTTATAGAGGCTTGACATGGTTTTGCCTATATTTTTCGATGTTGGTACTTCTTATGTGAAGGTCTTATTCGTTATTCTTTTATTTAATGACAGTATTATCATGTTTCTGATTATGTTGCTTGTGTACTGTGTTTTATACTCGGTTGCATGTTGTTGTTATGCTATCTCAGATGCCTGTTATGCTATGCTCTGATATATGGTTACGTGGTTCTTGCTTATTTGTCCAGCGTGTGTGTATGACGTTGTTGGGTTGTTGACATGGCGCGTGGTCCGGTTTCTGCTCATGCTCAAGCCACGGTCGAGGCTGATGTTGGGTTGCTAGGTGGCCGTGGGCATGGTCGTGGGCGGTCTGCTGGTCGTCGTGGACGAGCCACTGGCCGTGGAGGTTCTAATATAGGGCGTGCCCCTGTTTCTGATCATGTCGTTGCCGGTGGGGTTGCTGCTTGCCGGGTGCCTGCCGCTGGGGCTGAGCCTCTTGACAGGCGTAGGGGCGTGAGTCGGCAGGTGCCTACTGCTGGAGCTGAGCCTATCGCCAGGCGTGGGCGCGGCGCTCGACAGGTGCCTGCCGCTGGGCGTGGCGCCCTACCTCGGCCAAGTACACCATGAAATATTCATGTCCATTATCTAAAAAGGTGCACCATGAAATTCCTTTCCTTCTGATCCGTGTACTGGATCCAAAGAAGTAGTTACCACATATGTATTGAGTTAACTGTCAAGCTAGCATTTGCTTTTCTAGGAAATACTGCTAAACATATCGCTGTATCCAAAGAAGGATGCTGCTCTTCTCTCGAAGACCACATGATTCCTGCCTTTTAGTGATTGATTTTGCTGACTCAGAACGATGATTTGTTTGCTTTATAGTATCCATCACCTTTGCCAATTTATTTTTCCTTCGATTAATATCTAAATGTAATTTTGACCCGAAGTTCTCTCTATTCAATACATGCATAATAATTTTGCTCAAAAAATACATGCATAATGTGTAGCTTTTCTGTCAATTGGAAG
This genomic window from Aegilops tauschii subsp. strangulata cultivar AL8/78 chromosome 4, Aet v6.0, whole genome shotgun sequence contains:
- the LOC109781188 gene encoding pentatricopeptide repeat-containing protein At4g18975, chloroplastic isoform X2, with product MLGHLRRSSGILRRLPIASFAPSDPAAAYSGWSSHAESLSFVSCWCGKHATRNFSTDDKVTNGRRGYQQKELKKPSTAVKDNDAIIDRIQKSTRGLKKGPVGHTLSSAEKRKFLINTLLDLEDSKEAVYSTLDAWIAFEQDFPLASLKQAIVALEKEEQWHRIVQVIKWMLSKGQGNTIRTYEQLVRALEKDNRAEEAHKIWEKKIAHDLRSVPWRFCGLMLAIYYRNNMLDRLIKLFGALEACGRKCPSKEYIRKVEVAYEMLGLLEEKKDLLEKYKDLYNKPSNSDRKKDRRFKKAEKKAADDGSKQLEMETSENLPVNSCPSDKELVQDKKYNTDGEISIRQT
- the LOC109781188 gene encoding pentatricopeptide repeat-containing protein At4g21190 isoform X3, with protein sequence MLSKGQGNTIRTYEQLVRALEKDNRAEEAHKIWEKKIAHDLRSVPWRFCGLMLAIYYRNNMLDRLIKLFGALEACGRKCPSKEYIRKVEVAYEMLGLLEEKKDLLEKYKDLYNKPSNSDRKKDRRFKKAEKKAADDGSKQLEMETSENLPVNSCPSDKELVQDKKYNTDGEISIRQT
- the LOC109781188 gene encoding uncharacterized protein isoform X1 gives rise to the protein MVDRDAAPLLLYSMSAPSMLGHLRRSSGILRRLPIASFAPSDPAAAYSGWSSHAESLSFVSCWCGKHATRNFSTDDKVTNGRRGYQQKELKKPSTAVKDNDAIIDRIQKSTRGLKKGPVGHTLSSAEKRKFLINTLLDLEDSKEAVYSTLDAWIAFEQDFPLASLKQAIVALEKEEQWHRIVQVIKWMLSKGQGNTIRTYEQLVRALEKDNRAEEAHKIWEKKIAHDLRSVPWRFCGLMLAIYYRNNMLDRLIKLFGALEACGRKCPSKEYIRKVEVAYEMLGLLEEKKDLLEKYKDLYNKPSNSDRKKDRRFKKAEKKAADDGSKQLEMETSENLPVNSCPSDKELVQDKKYNTDGEISIRQT